A region from the Halobellus litoreus genome encodes:
- a CDS encoding FAD-dependent oxidoreductase, protein MNLFDPGEIGELPVPNRGVFRPVRTRFVDDGLATDELAAHLEARAAGGAGLVVGPAQMLVHPSASGAAFIDAYDADAIPGLSAVVDAVHESGSRIIGQLTHTGAESRGDWEMQAQLAPSASPSDAAYEMPKTMTTADVESVLDGFATAAENLGAAGFDGVELAAGPFSVLRQFLSPRYNARTDEYGGEWDGRARFVNEALAAVADRTDGPVGLHLSLAELEYGGYEFGDVPDILGAVEGFDYLSCTVGTRATYNQTHAGVSVSPPEMLEPIATAVDRVDVPVVGRLPYTTVDDAPDLFDAGVEFVSFTRQLLADAETLSKAAAGERYDRCIQCNQKCLEGVYGHAHGGHVECVVNPRTGRETELPALSELSPAALPQRILVVGGGPAGTRFAAVAAERGHDVTLREARSGLGGQLTDAAQGPLEPFEWAAADLRAAVEAAGVQVELDAPVSAADVEPSWDAVVVATGADAPVIPDDEYEGSVVNAFDLLAASGGAGLEGRGERSEGDAVEIGDDVLLFDDNRWVITVQAGLILLDRAESVEMVSTDHYPAFRTEQPNLPGFVAALQGRGATFTGNRALDEVAADGTVTLRNTLTGETETRSPDTVVVVGRRRASEELYLELDRRRDDVYRIGDAVSPRKLDRAYYDGESLARRL, encoded by the coding sequence ATGAATCTCTTCGACCCTGGAGAGATCGGGGAACTCCCGGTTCCGAACCGGGGGGTGTTCCGTCCCGTGCGCACTCGGTTCGTCGACGACGGTCTCGCGACCGACGAACTCGCCGCTCACCTCGAAGCCCGCGCCGCCGGTGGTGCCGGGCTCGTCGTCGGCCCCGCACAGATGCTGGTCCACCCGTCCGCGAGCGGCGCGGCGTTCATCGACGCGTACGACGCGGACGCGATTCCTGGCCTGTCCGCTGTCGTCGATGCCGTTCACGAATCCGGCTCGCGTATCATCGGGCAGCTCACGCACACAGGCGCGGAATCGCGCGGCGACTGGGAGATGCAGGCCCAGTTGGCACCGTCGGCGTCGCCGTCGGACGCGGCCTACGAGATGCCGAAGACGATGACGACCGCGGACGTCGAATCTGTCTTGGACGGCTTCGCGACCGCCGCGGAGAACCTCGGGGCGGCCGGCTTCGACGGGGTCGAACTGGCCGCGGGGCCGTTCTCCGTCCTCAGGCAGTTCCTCTCGCCGCGGTACAACGCTCGGACCGACGAGTACGGCGGCGAGTGGGACGGTCGCGCGCGGTTCGTCAACGAGGCGCTCGCCGCGGTCGCGGACCGCACCGACGGCCCCGTCGGTCTCCATCTCTCGCTGGCCGAACTGGAGTACGGCGGGTACGAGTTCGGCGATGTCCCCGACATCCTCGGTGCAGTCGAAGGGTTCGACTACCTCTCTTGTACCGTCGGGACGCGCGCCACGTACAATCAGACGCACGCCGGCGTGTCGGTCTCTCCGCCCGAGATGCTCGAACCTATCGCGACGGCGGTCGACCGCGTCGACGTTCCCGTCGTCGGGCGGCTCCCGTACACGACCGTGGACGACGCCCCCGATCTGTTCGACGCGGGCGTCGAGTTCGTGAGCTTCACCCGGCAGCTGCTGGCGGACGCGGAGACCCTCTCGAAGGCCGCCGCGGGCGAACGCTACGACCGCTGTATCCAGTGCAACCAGAAGTGCTTGGAGGGCGTCTACGGCCACGCGCACGGCGGGCACGTCGAGTGCGTGGTCAACCCGCGGACCGGTCGCGAGACTGAGCTCCCGGCCCTCTCCGAACTCTCCCCCGCGGCGCTCCCGCAGCGAATCCTCGTCGTCGGCGGCGGACCGGCGGGAACCCGGTTCGCCGCCGTCGCGGCCGAGCGCGGCCACGACGTGACGCTCCGAGAGGCTCGAAGCGGCCTCGGCGGGCAACTCACGGACGCCGCGCAGGGGCCACTCGAACCCTTCGAGTGGGCCGCCGCCGATCTACGGGCCGCCGTCGAAGCCGCCGGTGTCCAGGTGGAACTCGACGCGCCGGTCTCGGCCGCGGACGTGGAGCCGTCGTGGGACGCGGTCGTCGTTGCGACCGGTGCGGACGCCCCGGTGATCCCCGACGACGAGTACGAGGGCTCGGTGGTGAACGCCTTCGACCTCCTCGCGGCGAGCGGTGGGGCGGGGCTCGAAGGCAGGGGTGAGCGCTCCGAGGGCGACGCCGTCGAGATCGGCGACGACGTCCTCCTGTTCGACGACAACCGCTGGGTCATCACGGTGCAGGCCGGGCTGATTCTCCTGGACCGCGCGGAGTCCGTCGAGATGGTCTCGACGGACCACTATCCGGCGTTCCGAACCGAGCAGCCGAACCTTCCGGGGTTCGTCGCGGCGTTACAGGGGCGGGGAGCGACGTTCACCGGTAACCGCGCGCTCGACGAAGTAGCCGCGGACGGGACTGTCACGCTCCGCAACACGCTGACCGGCGAGACGGAGACGAGAAGCCCCGACACCGTCGTCGTCGTCGGCCGTCGACGGGCGTCGGAGGAGCTGTATCTCGAACTGGACCGCCGCCGCGACGACGTGTACCGGATCGGCGACGCCGTGTCGCCGCGAAAGCTCGACCGCGCGTACTACGACGGGGAGTCGCTCGCCCGACGGCTCTGA
- the aglJ gene encoding S-layer glycoprotein N-glycosyltransferase AglJ has translation MASLDDVTVLVPTYDEAETIGQVVDDFREAGFDDVLVVDGGSADGTDDVAAEHGARVVYQTGSGKGQAVREGVREYVDREYVLMLDGDATYRADDAEAMLEPLFEGEAEHVIGDRFADMREGAMTRFNRVGNRLINRGFAYVHGEEFGDILSGYRAFTRESFGRMTLSSDGFGIETEMAVECAKRGIRTAVVPITYLPRPSGSDTNLRPIRDGGIIFLELYRRAKTNNPLFYFGSLGVLSTITGLVIAVYVAVEWITVSVSHEVLAVVSGFGIIVGVQLLMFGVLADLILTLHRDTLRKIDEETESG, from the coding sequence ATGGCTTCGCTCGACGACGTCACCGTCCTCGTGCCCACCTACGACGAGGCCGAGACCATCGGCCAGGTCGTCGACGACTTCCGCGAGGCGGGGTTCGACGACGTCCTCGTCGTCGACGGCGGTTCCGCCGACGGCACCGACGACGTCGCCGCCGAGCACGGCGCGCGCGTCGTCTACCAGACCGGGTCGGGGAAGGGGCAGGCCGTCCGCGAGGGCGTGCGCGAATATGTCGACCGCGAGTACGTCCTGATGCTCGACGGCGACGCGACGTACCGCGCCGACGACGCCGAGGCGATGCTCGAACCGCTCTTCGAGGGGGAGGCCGAGCACGTCATCGGCGATCGCTTCGCGGATATGCGCGAGGGCGCGATGACGCGCTTCAACCGGGTCGGCAACCGGCTGATCAACCGCGGCTTCGCGTACGTCCACGGCGAGGAATTCGGGGACATCCTCTCGGGCTACCGCGCGTTCACGCGCGAGTCGTTCGGTCGGATGACCCTCTCCTCCGACGGGTTCGGCATCGAGACGGAGATGGCCGTCGAGTGCGCGAAGCGGGGGATCCGGACGGCGGTCGTCCCGATCACGTACCTCCCGCGGCCCTCCGGGTCCGACACCAACCTCCGGCCGATCCGCGACGGCGGGATCATCTTCCTGGAACTGTACCGCCGCGCGAAGACCAACAACCCGCTCTTTTACTTCGGCAGCCTGGGCGTTCTGTCGACGATCACCGGCCTCGTCATCGCCGTCTACGTCGCGGTCGAGTGGATCACCGTGAGCGTCTCCCACGAGGTGCTCGCAGTCGTCTCCGGGTTCGGGATCATCGTCGGCGTCCAACTGCTGATGTTCGGCGTCCTCGCGGACCTGATCCTGACGCTTCATCGCGACACGCTGCGGAAGATCGACGAGGAGACCGAATCCGGGTAA